The stretch of DNA CATCCGCCATTCAGATGTACGTCCCACCTCAATTTTCATTCGCCGAACAGGCCGAGGTCGTGTCCTTCATGCAGCGATTCAACTTTGCGGCCATCGTGTCGCAAGTGGATGAGCATCTTTTTGCCACGCACTTGCCGTTCGTGGTGGAAGAGACGAAGACGGGCGGGCTGCGCTTGCTGGCACATTTTGCCAAAGCCAACCCGCAATGGAAAAACTTGGAGACACAAACGGCGCTCGTGATATTCAGCGAGCCACACGCCTACATCTCGCCCAGCCTCTACGAGAAAGAGCAAAACGTGCCGACTTGGAATTACGTCGCTGTACATGTGTATGGTGCGCCGCGACTGCTCCGGGAAGAAAAAGCCGCCTTCGACCTGCTCGAAAAGCAAATGCACGCTTTCGAGAAAGAATACCTTGAACAATGGGCGCGGCTCTCGCAGGACTACAAAAACGCGCTGGTGAAAGGCATTGTGGCTTTTGAAATGCCTGTGGAAAAATGGGAAGCCAAGCGAAAACTGAGTCAGAACAAAAGCTCGCGAGAACAGGCAAACGTCGCGGCGCATTTGCTGGAAAACGAGGATGGCGCGGCGCGGGAAGTGGGAAAGATGATGCGGGAGATTTACGCAAAATCGTAGGTAGTGGCCCAATAAGTTCATTGATTACTCTCAAATAGCAAGCATCCATTTAGTACGTGGTTACTATTGCTTCCATGTTCCAAATTTCCCACAAAAACACCCAACTGAATCCTAAACTCAAGACGAATCATCCATAATTCATAATTCTGATGAAAGAATTCAAACCCACCAGCTGGTCCATTGACAACCGGACGAGCATATTCATCATCACCGTGCTCATCACCTTCGCGGGTTTGATGTCGTACAACTCGCTTCCCAAAGAACAGTTCCCCGATGTGGTGGTGCCGACCATTTTCGTCTCCACCATCTACCCCGGCGCATCGCCGAGCGACATGGAGCAATTGGTCACCAAGCCCATCGAAAAACAATTGAAGGGCATCAACGGGGTGAAAAAGGTGACCTCCAACTCCGTGCAGGACTTCTCCAGCATCATCGTGGAGTTCAACACCAGCCTCGACGTGGTCATCTGCAAGCAAAAAGTGAAAGACGCGGTGGACAAAGCCAAACG from Saprospiraceae bacterium encodes:
- a CDS encoding FMN-binding negative transcriptional regulator; protein product: MYVPPQFSFAEQAEVVSFMQRFNFAAIVSQVDEHLFATHLPFVVEETKTGGLRLLAHFAKANPQWKNLETQTALVIFSEPHAYISPSLYEKEQNVPTWNYVAVHVYGAPRLLREEKAAFDLLEKQMHAFEKEYLEQWARLSQDYKNALVKGIVAFEMPVEKWEAKRKLSQNKSSREQANVAAHLLENEDGAAREVGKMMREIYAKS